CTTGGGCGTGGACGTGATTGATCTCTATTATCAGCATCGGGTGGACCTCGAAACTCCCATAGAGGAGACCGTGGGAGCAATGTCCCGTCTGGTGGAACAGGGCAAGGTTCGCTGGCTGGGACTCTCCGAAGCGGCTCCACAGACGATCCGCCGCGCCTATGCGGTCTATCCCGTCACCGCACTGCAGACTGAATATTCGCTCTGGGAACGCGTTGTCGAGAGCGAAATCCTTCCCGCCTGCCGCAAGCTGGGGATCGGTTTCGTTGCTTACAGTCCGCTCGGCCGCGGATTCCTGTCCGGCAAAATCAAAGACCTCTCCTCGCCCGCCGAGGGAGATCTGCGCGGTCGCTTTCCCCGTTTTCAGGGGGAGAATCTCGCGCACAATCTGAAGTGGCTCGCGCGCGTGGAAGAAATAGCCGTGAAAAAGAAGTGCACTCCCGCACAGCTTGCTCTGGCTTGGCTGTTCGCGCAGGGCGAGTACATCGTTACTATCCCCGGCACCAAACGGATCAAGTACCTCGAGGAGAACGTGGCCGCAGATGGTGTCACTCTCACATCCGAAGACGTCGCGCGTTTGAATGAAATCGCCCCACCCGGAGTGGCAGCCGGCGAACGCTATCACCCGCAGGGCATGACTTCCCTCAACCGCTGAAGGCTCGACCATGCGAAACTGCATCCGTCTGGCTCTCATCTTCCTTTCGTGCGCGGCTTTCGCCCTCGGCCCGCCGTCATTCGTTCCCAACCTCGGGCAGTGGGAGGGGGAGTTTGCGTTTCGCTGTCAGGCGGGCGGGGGGACGTACTTTGTTACGTCGTCGGGGATGGTGATGAAGTTCACTGTGAGGGATGAGGGCGGAGGGATGAGGGATGAACACCGGACTTCATTTCCCTCCACTTTGTGGGGGGACGGAAGGGGGGAAACCGAGCCGGGGTCGGTGCGAGGCCACGTGCTGCGGCTGAATTTCGTGAATGGCGATCCGTGTCCTGAGTTGGTGGGGGAGGGTCGGATATCCAGCTATTCCAACTACTTCCTGAGCTCGGATTCCACGAAGTGGCGGGGTCGGGTGCCGCACTATGAAAAGGTGATTGCCAAGGAGGTCTGGCCGGGGGTGGACGTGGAGTTTCGGCCCTGTGCGGAAGGGGTGGAGACGCTGTTTCGGGTGGGGCCGGGCGGAGACTTGTCGCGGATCGTATTGGAATATGAAGGTTTGGAGGCTCCGTTGCGGGTGGATGGCGGGGGCAATCTGGTCTTGTCAACGAGCCTCGGGGACCTCCATGAGAAAGCCCCCTTTGCCTATCAGGTCGAGGGAAGATTGCAGAAAAGCGTGCCCGTTCAGTTCCGCCTGTTGTCCGAAAGTCGCTATGGGTTCACCTGCGAGGGAGCTGATCCACGCCGCGAGCTGGTGATTGATCCCTTGGTGTACGGAAGCTTTCTGGGAGGCGAGGGGCCGGATCTTGTGCTTGATTTGGCTGTGAGCGGGGATGGTTGCCTAATCATAGGGGGAAAGACCGAGGCAGATGACTTCCCGGTGACTCCGGGGGCCTATCAGACCGAGACAGA
This sequence is a window from bacterium. Protein-coding genes within it:
- a CDS encoding aldo/keto reductase, encoding MKMRKLGLSGPTVSVQGLGCMGMSEFYGPRNDEESIRVIHRALDLGVNFLDTADMYGCGHNEELVGKALKGRRNKVILATKFGNIRGPNGEFLGVSGKPDYVQKACEASLKRLGVDVIDLYYQHRVDLETPIEETVGAMSRLVEQGKVRWLGLSEAAPQTIRRAYAVYPVTALQTEYSLWERVVESEILPACRKLGIGFVAYSPLGRGFLSGKIKDLSSPAEGDLRGRFPRFQGENLAHNLKWLARVEEIAVKKKCTPAQLALAWLFAQGEYIVTIPGTKRIKYLEENVAADGVTLTSEDVARLNEIAPPGVAAGERYHPQGMTSLNR